The Parachlamydiales bacterium genome contains the following window.
ATATTCTATTAGGTTGTCGTCAGTTTCGATAGTAAGAGCAGGTTTGTCTCCCTGTTTCAGCACCAGAGTACCTGTGCCGATCAATTCAATATTAGTAAACTCATTCATTGTCCGGTCTGTTTTAACAATTTTTCCGGAACCTTTGACAACATTGTCTGATCCGCTGCAGGCACAAAGCAGTACTGCACATAGTGTGTAAATAATTCTTAATAGCATGTAAATCTCCTAAGATAGAACATCGCTATTTGTAAAATATTTTTTCAAAGGGTGCAACCTGAAATTATCATTTTAGAAAGAAATGATAGATGAAAGAATATTGAATAAGGAATTGGAAACATCAATGCATTTAAACTTCTGCAGCTAATAAAAAATGCAGAGGTAAAGAACTTATTTACCGATTGTCTCCATCGCAGTGAAATAGATAAATTCTATGCCATCTGAAGCCGCGATGATCAATTCCGAAGGATGACGTTCTGTGATAACCACATGTTTCTCATCCTCAAGAGTGTTGGGTTCAGGAGCTAAAATAACCACCGGTAAAACCATCTGTTTGAAAGTGATTTTATATCGCTTTGGTCCCGTGCTACCATCTTCGTTAGGCGCAGCATTTTCTGCTTCTATTTCAGCATAGGAGTACCCAGGTCCTTCGCCTTCTTTTTTGGAGCCATCGATAAGACCGGTAAGAATTAACATTGATCCTTCAGCATTTTCAGGCAGGGAAATAGACCTAGCTGAATTGCCGTCTGCACCACCTGAACTAGATAACCCCATCGGACCAGGAATTCCTCGTGGGCCGGCAGGACCAGGAGGGCCGGCAGGTCCCATCGGACCAGTCATCCCCTGTGGACCAGGAGGGCCTGCTGGACCCATCGGACCAGTCATTCCTTGTGGACCAGGAGGGCCGAATTCTTGCGCATTTAAAGTTCCAACTAAGAGCATTATGGGGATCAATAAAAGTAGTTTCTTCATAAAACCCTCCATTTACGCTCTTTAATTTGCATTTTTAATGCCAAGCCCTTCTACCGGTACGACTTTGTGTAATTCATCGTCATTTAGATCACTAGCTCTAATGATTTTTATTTCGCGTTGTGGAAAAGGTACGACAATTTTGTACTTAGCTAAGGCATTATCTAATTCCCAAAGATAGGAAGCTTTCATGGAACCTCTATGTCCAAACCCATAAACGTTGACCCAGACAACGAGTTCAAAATTAATGGCACAGTCGCCAAATCCTACCATCCAAACTTGAGGTTCCTTCACATACGAAGCATTTTTCACTGTGCAAGGAACCTTTTCAGCTGCTTCTATGGCGGCTTTTGTCACAAGTTCTTTATCTGTGCCATAAGCTACGGAGAAGGGAATGTGCACACGGCGGAAGTTATCATTCAATGTCCAGTTCACTAGGCGGCTGCTCATTATCTCCGAGTTAGGAATGACAACATCGATTCCGTCATTTGTATGGATCACAGTGTTCTGCACATTGATTGCTGTTACCTGGCCATAGCTGTTATCATTTATTTCTATGACGTCGCCAACTTTAAGAGTGCGAGAAAACATGATGATGAGGCTGCTGAAAAAGTTGTTCACAATATTCTGCAAGCCGAATCCGATACCGACGCTCAACGCGCCTAAAATTATCGCTAAACTACTTAAACTTAAACCTATAGATGCTAATGCTAAAGCAAATCCAATGATCAACACCAGATAATGCACCATACGGTCAATAATAAACACGGAAGCATCCGTCATATGCATTTTACTTTTATTAGCTCTATTTAAAATCCTTCTCAGCAATAAGGATAAACCGTAGGTTAAACCTATAATTAGAATTAGCCTTAGCAAGCTAACGACTGTTAAAGGTACACCGCCAATTTTAAGCAAAGGCGTATACAACCATCCGTAGATAGGTTGGCAGCATTCCTCCACAAACCCTAACACAGCATAGAACCATGAAAAAGCTGCTCCTTCTTTTTTCTGCATTCTCTCATTGATATCTCTGATCAACAACTCATCAAAGTTAAGCTTCAATTTAAGCTGGTTTAAGACCTCAATAGTTTCTTGAACAGTTTTCGTTCGTAACTGCTGGATTCTGTCCTTCTCTTTTACTTGAGCTAGAGGAGCATCTTCAGCAAGCGTAATGGGCAGCATTGAGCGGTCATTCTCTTGTTCCGTTTTACTTATCCAGTCCTCTACCTGATCTTTGATAAACTTAAGTTCCCCCTGCCAGGCGGTCAAATCTTCTGTCAATTCATTTTGGGGAGCTTCTGCAGAATCCTCCAGCAAATGAACAAGCGCACGTTTGGCACTGATAAAAATCACATTCGCCTGAGCTAATGCCTCTTTAGCGTTATCTAGAACTGACCTCTGCAGCTGCATAAAGTTGACAGCTCTTTCTAGATGATCATCCCCTACTATACCCAAAGCATTCATTTCAGAGTTCAATGCTAAATCTTGAGCATGCTTCAACGTATCCTGTGCGATGGCTAAATCTTTATTCAGTTGAGAAATATTTACGGAACCTACATTCAAGCGCCCTTTTGCATAGGCAGTCTCATTTTTTAGATGGACAATCTCATCATGGTATTGCGCTGTCCTTTCCCCCATTAAACGAATATTTTCCTCGGAAATAGCCAAGGCGATCCGCAGAGACATCATTTCAAGGCCAGCAATCTCTTTCTGAACATTTTGTGATTTCAAATCAATATAGCCTGCTAATAGTACATCAATGTGGTGTTTGACCTTTTTTGCTCTATCTTGATCTTGTTGAAGCTCCTTAGATTCTTCAGAGGACAATGCTTCCAGCTGTTTCCTTTTAGATACAATATCTAGAAGCTGGTCTAAAGTGTATTCATCGAGAAAAGGTGTGGGTTGAAATTTCGGTATTGTTTGTGCACGAAGCTTTGGAAGCGCATCTAAATTAATAAGGATCTTCTGAATATATCCGTTGATCTCTTCACGGTTTTCTTCCGGAGCAATGTCACTTAAATGGGTGAAATAGTCTTTAGAAGCATTTATTCTCTTTTCTAAGTCTTCTCCCCCTACAGTATAATAATCCCACCAACTAGGATTGAGGGTTGCAGGATTTTGGGGCTGTTCCCATTCTTCCTTCTTTTTGTCTGTAGAAGTAGCTATTAAATCGTCGATTGAAAGAACCCCCTCTACGGGGGATTGCAAACAAATCCACACTAGAAATATATATCGAATTAAATGCATTTACAACTCCAACTGAATAAGAAAGGAGTATACTCTAGAGACAAATATTGTTAATATATAGAATTTAAGTTCTAAGAGGTGCATATGGGTGCAAAAGGCGTTGAAACTACTTCTGTGTCAGCACTACCTTTTATTTTCGATGATAATACAACTAGGTTAACTGAATCACTACTAAACTCATATTACAATCAAATTGAGAAAATAGACATTAATTGTAATAAAACCAAACTAACAGACTATTTTCATAGAAAAGTTTTAGAAGTTTGTTACGAAATCTTTTACTCACTGAAAAGAGAACCCACTATAAGCAAACCATTAGGAAAAATGATTGTATCAGGAAAAGGTGCACCCTTCCTATTGCAACTGATTGAAGTCATCTTAAGAAAACAGATAAAAATACGCTATTCTACGCAAGATGTTCGTGTTAACACGCATTTAGCATTTTTACCCAAAGAATTACGGGAATCACATTTTGTCCCGTCGGGGTATGGTGTAGTCGAAATAGCGATGGATGCCTATAGAGAGATATCATTTCAAGATGCTAGTATAGCCTCCCGCATTAAACCACCCACGGAAATTCCTATAGTGGACCTGCTTAAGATCATCCCTGAACAAAAAGCTTGGGATGATTTTGCACAGATAATAAAAAATCGAATGAAGCCCAATCCACTTTGCCCTTTTATAGGAGAGTTTCTTTTTCTCGGTTATGTCATATGGGATGATATTCAAGTATATAGTGTGATGAGTTCGGAAAGTAAAAAACAAATGGGTTTTAAACTTGATACCTCCGTTCTTACTGAGCAAATTTTCCATGCTGTTCTTTATGTCATCGTTAGAAAAGATTCTTCCTTGTTATGCAAGCTATCACTAGTGGAGCTCCTCAAAGGGAGGCAATTCCTTGCAAAATATTATTTTATAGAAGCTCTAGAAACCCTAGATACTGTAATTTTTTTAACCTCCTGTAAATCAGATCTTCCTTATGAGATATTCAAAGATAATTTGCTCTTACTTACATCTCCAGTAAATTGTCATCTAAGCTTAGCCTATACAATCCTCAGAAATATTTTAAGGCTCATCGAAAATAACATGTACTCACGTGCGGAAAAAGTGCGATTCCAGGTCGACGCCTACTTTAATAAGCTCTTATATTTCACTCTATCTTCTAATGTACCTTGGTTTGCAGAAAAAAAGCTTTTAGCTACAGCGTGTGTTGATTTAGTCCGTTGCTGCCCAAGACTCGGTAAACTGTTAATTCCCTTTGCAAAGGTTGATTTGGATGGAAGTAGTTTTATGAATTTCGTAGAAAGTCATGCAAAAGAAACGGATGATATTATTCTCCTGCATATTTTGAATAAGTATCAATCCTCTACCCTGCCAGGACTCCTATTTCAAGAGAAGGCAGAGAAAGAATATATTCCTACCTTGATAACTAATTTAGAAGAAATGAAATTGAAAGTTACCGACGAAACAAAAAGAAGAATTACCTTACGTGCAGAAGGTGACGGAAGCCATATCATTGAAGCACTATATACTAAATATTCAAGCAATCGAAGAGTCTTAGAAGATATTGAAGCCCGAATCAAAAAAGAGCTTCTTGAGAAAAACAGAGCCCAGTACGAAGAAGAGATTAAACAAGAATTACGTTTAGCATACGAAGCTAAAATGGTGACTATTAGCAAAAGCGATGGTTGGCTTAAACACACGATTCCGGAATATTCAAAGCCGAAAACCGAAGCAACAGCTCAGAATATCCCGGACGAAGACTTAGAGGGTTTCATCCTTACCTAGAAGGCCTACTCCTCGTCGTACTCATCCAGTTCAGACCCAGGTGTGGGCTTGATGCGTACCTTCTCGACTAGGCGCTCGCTGGAACGGAGTACTACAAGCTCAAATTCATCATGATGGATTGCGAAACCTCGCGATGGAATCGTTCCGGCCACGTGATAGATATAGCCGCCGATAGTATCGTAATCCCCATCTTGTGGAATTCTGATCCCCAATTGCTCTTCAGCATCCATGATGCTCATTCTAGCGTCAACGATCCAGCCGCCTTCCGTTTGAGTGAAAAAGGATTCTTCTTCCTCATCATATTCATCAGCTATTTCACCTACAATCTGTTCTAGAATGTCTTCAATGGTAACTAAACCTTCAGTCCCGCCATACTCATCCACAACAATAGCAATGTGAACCTGTTTTTTACGGAATTCCTGCAGGAGGTTGGAGATTTTCTTTGTCTCGGGAGTATATAATGGCGCTTTCATGATAGTTTCGACTGAAGCAGCGAGAATTTTCTCGTCATTACCACTTTGCTCATATTCCATGTATTTTTGGAGGACATCTTTATACATCAGAATGCCGATGATATTGTCCAGATTACCCTTGTAGACTGGAACACGGCTATACCCTTCTCCATGCAGCGCACTGGCCGCATCTTTAATACTCGTCTCCACAGTAATTCCAAAAACATCGACACGCGGAACCATAATTTCACGTGCTAAATGTTCTTTAAACTTAAGGACAGAGGAAATGAGCTTTTTATCCTGATTATCCAGGCTATCCGTCATATCCGTCTCTTGGACCATGTCGATGATTTCTTGCTTCGTTTGAGCTGTAGGCTCGTGCAAATGGTCAAAGTAGACAGAGCGGGACAATTTTTGCAGGACGGTCAAGAAAATAAAAGTAATCGGAAAGACAAGCGTCATGAAAAAGCTTGCGATGGGCGCGCTAAAGCGTAAGGCCCACTCGGAGGAGCGGGTTCCCAGTACGCGAGGAATATAATCGCCCACTAAAAAGGAAGCGATCACGAAGACAAGAAGGAGAATAATCCCCCAGAATAAGGACAAAGAGTCTTGGGGCAGTTCGGCATTGACGATCTTTTCGATAGGAAATACTCCCAGATCCACCATCAGCAGGATAGCGAAGGCAGCATAGGCAAAACGAATCACATTCAGAGTACAGATAATACCGAAGAAAATGCCTTCATATTCATGTTTATCGAAAAATGTATTATGGATAGATCGATAGAAAAAGCGGTTTCCAATACTTTTCAGTAACTTTTGCGAACTTTTTTTATGGACTCTTCGAAATGCGGTACTGAAGAGGGACAAGAAAAACGTACCAATCAACAACACAACTGTAGCTAAAGCTAAAGTGATGAAAGACAAAGTCCCCTCTCCTTCAAATGCATTAAATGACGAGCTTCTGCAGTACGCATAGCTGCTTCGTCGGTTTCGTCAATATCGTCATACCCCATAAGATGAAGTAATCCATGCACAATATATAAAGTCACCTCTTCTTCGCAAGAGCCTCCGTGTAACGAAACGAATTCTTTAGCGGTAAAAGGACAGACAAAAATTTCTCCCAGGTGACGATAACCGTCGCCTTCTTCTTCATCCATAGGTAATGAGATGCAGTCTGTAGGTGATGGGTCGTCGAAAAATTCTGCATGCATTTCACACATCTTTTCATTGGTGATAAAAAACACTGCCACTTCGTTAAATCTTTGACCCTCAAAGAGTACCACTTCCTTAACTATAGCTTTTACCTGTTCCGGCTGTATAACGAAATCGTTCTGTTCATCGACAACATCGATCGTAACGCTGTTTATATCCATAATAATCTTATAATGAGGAGATTGCGGAAGAGCAAAAAGAGGTTTATTATTTAATGAGGCATCTTTAAAAGCAGCCTACAACTCAAATAATAAACCTCTTTTCTTTCCAAATATGATTTTTCAATCCTTAATGGAATGACTATGCCACTTTTGTTTTTGGCAAACCGGTGACGCGTTTTTGGGTCTTTTCGTCCCAATGGCCTAATTTTTTCAGAGCGTCAACACGCTCAAAACGCTTAAGTACATTGCGTTTTTTTACTGATTTACTTGCTTTTCCAAAGCTTGGATGTCTGGACATTTTCTCTATCCTGCCGTGTTAAAATTAACCCAATTTGGGAATAAACATTAATTTTGCCAAATCCCCTTCCAATGCGTTTGCATGGGGCTTATAACCTATAGACAGATTATCCTTCAATGGGCCTGTTTTCTTCATAGGTTTTTTGTGCCTACGGGGGCTTTTCTGGCGGCGTTCATTTTGCTTGCTGATACGAACCATTGCTGTGCTCCTTAATTGACAACGCTAAGTAGTTTAAGGGATTTTTCCTATATGCGCAACTATCTATTGCATCCTAACTCGCATAATGTACAATTTCTTGCGGATAAGCCCAAAGATAAACTACGCTGAAAATTCTCCCGTCCTGGGTGTGAATACCCTGTATCTTAATAAAAAATTTACATTCGTGGTTTATAATTAATATTTCAAAAGGAGGTTTAATGTCCCACGATTCGATTTCTAGATATGACGCCTCGGCGGACCGTTTCAGCTCTTTCACAGCTAATAAATTGAAAGATCCTGAAGAAGTTTTCCGTTCGATGACAGTCCGTTCAAAGGATACGCTCGAATCTTCGCAGGAAAAGATTGATGCAGAGATAATCAATCGTCTGCAAATCAATGCCGGGGGCATTACCCAAGATAAATTACCCGTTGTAGCGCGAGCAGGGAAATTCGTTTTTATGGCTGTTGCCGTACCCACATATCTTATCGCTTATAGCTTCCCTAAATGGGTCGCCACACAACTTATACCCAACTCCTGCCAGCTTTTAGGAAATGCGTTAAAGCATTGTTTTCGCCCCATGCAAGAATGGGCTATGCTATTTTTTAGACAAATGCAGCAATTAGTTAAAGTGCTGAAGCGGGAACAAAGCCGGATCTTTAAGACGCTGACAAATTTTAAAGGGTTGCTTGTCATTCTTAAACATCCGTTTAAAAAAATGA
Protein-coding sequences here:
- the ybeY gene encoding rRNA maturation RNase YbeY, encoding MDINSVTIDVVDEQNDFVIQPEQVKAIVKEVVLFEGQRFNEVAVFFITNEKMCEMHAEFFDDPSPTDCISLPMDEEEGDGYRHLGEIFVCPFTAKEFVSLHGGSCEEEVTLYIVHGLLHLMGYDDIDETDEAAMRTAEARHLMHLKERGLCLSSL
- a CDS encoding small basic protein produces the protein MSRHPSFGKASKSVKKRNVLKRFERVDALKKLGHWDEKTQKRVTGLPKTKVA
- a CDS encoding hemolysin family protein, encoding MSFITLALATVVLLIGTFFLSLFSTAFRRVHKKSSQKLLKSIGNRFFYRSIHNTFFDKHEYEGIFFGIICTLNVIRFAYAAFAILLMVDLGVFPIEKIVNAELPQDSLSLFWGIILLLVFVIASFLVGDYIPRVLGTRSSEWALRFSAPIASFFMTLVFPITFIFLTVLQKLSRSVYFDHLHEPTAQTKQEIIDMVQETDMTDSLDNQDKKLISSVLKFKEHLAREIMVPRVDVFGITVETSIKDAASALHGEGYSRVPVYKGNLDNIIGILMYKDVLQKYMEYEQSGNDEKILAASVETIMKAPLYTPETKKISNLLQEFRKKQVHIAIVVDEYGGTEGLVTIEDILEQIVGEIADEYDEEEESFFTQTEGGWIVDARMSIMDAEEQLGIRIPQDGDYDTIGGYIYHVAGTIPSRGFAIHHDEFELVVLRSSERLVEKVRIKPTPGSELDEYDEE
- a CDS encoding mechanosensitive ion channel domain-containing protein — encoded protein: MHLIRYIFLVWICLQSPVEGVLSIDDLIATSTDKKKEEWEQPQNPATLNPSWWDYYTVGGEDLEKRINASKDYFTHLSDIAPEENREEINGYIQKILINLDALPKLRAQTIPKFQPTPFLDEYTLDQLLDIVSKRKQLEALSSEESKELQQDQDRAKKVKHHIDVLLAGYIDLKSQNVQKEIAGLEMMSLRIALAISEENIRLMGERTAQYHDEIVHLKNETAYAKGRLNVGSVNISQLNKDLAIAQDTLKHAQDLALNSEMNALGIVGDDHLERAVNFMQLQRSVLDNAKEALAQANVIFISAKRALVHLLEDSAEAPQNELTEDLTAWQGELKFIKDQVEDWISKTEQENDRSMLPITLAEDAPLAQVKEKDRIQQLRTKTVQETIEVLNQLKLKLNFDELLIRDINERMQKKEGAAFSWFYAVLGFVEECCQPIYGWLYTPLLKIGGVPLTVVSLLRLILIIGLTYGLSLLLRRILNRANKSKMHMTDASVFIIDRMVHYLVLIIGFALALASIGLSLSSLAIILGALSVGIGFGLQNIVNNFFSSLIIMFSRTLKVGDVIEINDNSYGQVTAINVQNTVIHTNDGIDVVIPNSEIMSSRLVNWTLNDNFRRVHIPFSVAYGTDKELVTKAAIEAAEKVPCTVKNASYVKEPQVWMVGFGDCAINFELVVWVNVYGFGHRGSMKASYLWELDNALAKYKIVVPFPQREIKIIRASDLNDDELHKVVPVEGLGIKNAN